The following proteins come from a genomic window of Aspergillus oryzae RIB40 DNA, chromosome 4:
- the rad18 gene encoding E3 ubiquitin-protein ligase RAD18 (postreplication repair protein RAD18): protein MEQTFDLPDSTDWLGTPLSLLTPLESALRCQVCKDFFDNPVITSCCHTFCSLCIRRCLSTEGKCPACRSSDQELKLRRNWAVQELVEAFQNARPSVLDLAKRAATEDREDAEVGTAQPASKKRKVDERDGSNSEVSEGRQTRSRTKGVERQTEPATMDVVEDSQDEEYVPEDGLVACPICNRRMKNEAVFQHLDNCTGDPVPPKKISFGSLQPMSPASRTLNKAPERLPTINYSLLKDNVLRKKLKDLGIPNWGPRPLLQRRHTEWMNLWNANCDSKTPKSKRELLHELGVWERTQGGSAHPSAESAGSVMRKDFDATAWSTTHESDFKQLIANARKRSDALVRTTIPSAAPAQSQESPTVEQPVEATIPTNMQKPEQPLVDLTSAAYPKIQHAQEPGESEEPYTLPG, encoded by the exons ATGGAGCAGACGTTTGACCTCCCCGACTCGACCGACTGGCTCGGAACGCCGTTGTCGCTTCTGACGCCACTCGAGTCCGCGCTCCGCTGCCAGGTGTGCAAGGACTTTTTCGACAACCCCGTTATTACCTCGTGCTGTCATACGTTTTGCTCACTGTGTATCCGGCGGTGTTTGAGCACGGAGGGGAAATGTCCAGCTTGTCGAAGTTCGGACCAGGAATTGAAATTGCGGCGGAATTGGGCGGTCCAAGAACTTGTCGAGGCGTTTCAGAATGCAAGACCTAGTGTGTTGGACCTGGCTAAACGCGCTGCAACtgaagatcgagaagatgcagaagtAGGAACGGCGCAACctgcttcgaagaagaggaaggtcGATGAGCGGGATGGGTCAAATAGTGAGGTTTCGGAGGGGAGACAAACGCGGTCACGAACTAAAGGCGTGGAGCGGCAAACTGAACCTGCAACTATGGACGTAGTTGAGGATAGccaggatgaagaatatgtgCCTG AGGACGGCCTGGTTGCGTGCCCAATTTGCAatcggaggatgaagaacgAAGCAGTCTTTCAACACTTAGATAATTGCACCGGAGATCCAGTCCCGCCGAAAAAGATATCATTTGG CTCATTGCAGCCCATGTCGCCTGCTTCGCGAACACTGAACAAAGCGCCCGAGAGACTCCCCACAATAAACTATTCTTTATTAAAAGACAATGTGCTCCGGAAAAAGCTTAAAGATTTGGGAATACCGAACTGGGGCCCACGGCCCCTACTGCAAAGACGTCACACCGAGTGGATGAACTTATGGAACGCTAACTGCGACTCCAAAACGCCAAAGTCCAAGCGTGAATTATTACATGAATTGGGTGTCTGGGAACGCACACAGGGCGGTAGTGCACATCCCTCTGCTGAGTCTGCTGGCTCCGTTATGCGTAAAGACTTTGATGCAACCGCATGGTCGACCACCCATGAAAGCGACTTCAAGCAGCTGATTGCAAACGCTCGAAAGCGAAGCGATGCTTTAGTTCGCACGACCATCCCGTCTGCAGCCCCGGCTCAATCGCAAGAATCACCCACAGTTGAGCAACCAGTGGAGGCTACAATTCCAACGAATATGCAGAAGCCGGAACAGCCACTCGTAGATCTCACAAGTGCCGCCTATCCTAAAATTCAACACGCACAGGAGCCCGGTGAAAGTGAAGAGCCTTATACGCTTCCTGGATAA
- a CDS encoding uncharacterized protein (predicted protein), whose translation MAVADYKRYLAENVLNERRTVTFRSLSRALRVHSTLAKQMLYDFHHNENNKKPQSVNATYIITGVQKAPAPATNGHTNGEDNRDDVFPSSPYLSSSMPNQDSAPDTVATASVLLVREEDLEGRAPLVSHAGLDLQQTVLQDLNVLTDVSRETVSNHSQEDPLEYGGQWSMIQNKNVKRRTGSRPPPAPAATKSKPTIPSKRPSEATSSQIKPEPKKEETAASEQASTRESTPSTASKPTEKAAPLKREKSNLFSSFAKAKPKQKKEESATPAESAEPSGAEDVFGDDDDADEEPEELFPDSGKSASSAAATRESRKEREEKLKQMMEDDDEDEDEEMPDATEPPEESKPIDQPPPKKPELKEEITVQGGRRRGRRQVMKKQVRKDDEGYLVTVEEPSWESFSEDEPAPPPKKKPAVSALKGKPAGKGQGNIMSFFGKK comes from the exons ATGGCTGTCGCCGATTATAAGAGGTATCTGGCCGAGAATGTTCTCAATGAGCGCCGGACG GTCACTTTCCGCTCGCTGAGTCGGGCTTTGAGGGTGCATAGTACTTTGGCGAAACA GATGTTATACGATTTCCATCACAAtgagaacaacaagaaacCGCAGAGCGTGAATGCGACTTACATTATTACGGGCGTTCAGAAAGCGCCAGCACCTGCTACGAATGGCCATACCAATGGCGAAGATAACAGAGACGATGTATTCCCGAGCAGTCCGTACCTGAGCAGCTCGATGCCCAATCAAGATTCGGCTCCGGATACTGTCGCTACAGCTTCCGTTCTACTGGTACGGGAGGAGGACTTAGAAGGTAGGGCGCCATTAGTCTCTCATGCTGGACTCGA CCTGCAGCAGACGGTGTTGCAGGATCTCAATGTCTTGACGGATGTCAGTCGCGAGACTGTGAGCAACCATTCTCAAGAGGATCCTTTGGAATACGGAGGGCAGTGGAGCATGATTCAAAATAAGAATGTCAAG CGGAGAACGGGCTCACGGCCGCCCCCAGCACCAGCTGCTACTAAATCGAAGCCTACTATACCCTCGAAACGGCCAAGTGAAGCTACTTCGTCCCAGATCAAACCagagccaaagaaggaagaaactGCGGCATCCGAGCAAGCGTCCACACGGGAAAGTACACCCTCGACAGCATCCAAACCTACTGAAAAGGCCGCTCCGTTGAAGCGAGAAAAGAGCAACCTCTTCAGCTCCTTTGCAAAGGCAAAGccgaagcagaagaaggaagaatcgGCAACGCCGGCAGAATCG GCCGAGCCTAGTGGTGCCGAGGATG TTTtcggtgatgacgatgatgccgacGAAGAACCGGAAGAGCTCTTCCCCGACAGTGGAAAGTCTGCCTCCTCAGCCGCTGCAACTCGCGAAAGTCGGAAGGAACGCGAAGAGAAGCTGAAGCAaatgatggaggatgatg atgaagatgaagacgaagaaatgCCCGATGCTACAGAGCCACCAGAAGAATCCAAACCCATTGATCAGCCACCTCCGAAAAAGCCGGagctcaaggaagagatAACAGTCCAGGGAGGTCGACGTCGCGGCAGGCGTCAAGTGATGAAGAAGCAAGTCCgcaaggatgatgaaggcTACTTAG TGACTGTTGAGGAGCCATCGTGGGAGTCGTTCTCCGAGGATGAGCCTGCGCCGCCACCTAAAAAGAAGCCAGCTGTGAGTGCGCTCAAGGGAAAGCCTGCGGGTAAAGGACAGGGCAATATCATGTCATTTTTCGGCAAGAAGTAA